A single region of the Fusarium fujikuroi IMI 58289 draft genome, chromosome FFUJ_chr05 genome encodes:
- a CDS encoding probable protein BTN1: protein MSGISPSASGLLPMPGAPSSSWAAYKARAAAIMGHHDTKVIVAFWLFGLINNVLYVIILSAAQDLVGSIPKGVVLLADVVPSFLTKLIAPYFIHRIPYRMRVLIFIALSVVGMLMVALTPHTQSVAIKLVGVVLASISAGGGELSFLGLTHFYGPMSLAGWGSGTGAAGLVGAGLYVMFTDWWGLSVRSSLLISACFPAIMFISFFVILPLGPLREGSTRKDYDAIPDLEDEDVNHMDQGTASSALLAPGPSVASTAYSAHSTQDTLTMRDRLKKVKVLFVPYMLPLLLVYVAEYTINQGVAPTLLFPLDESPFDEFRDFYPMYGFLYQLGVFISRSSTPFVRIHHLYLPSMLQVANLVLLTFHAVYFFLPSVYIVFIIIFWEGLLGGGVYVNCFAEIMENVPPEDREFSLGATTVSDSGGISIAGLVSIVMETKLCNYQVAHGRDWCRRISAQGH from the exons ATGTCCGGTATCTCACCGTCTGCCTCTGGATTGCTCCCTATGCCAGGCGCGCCTTCGTCATCTTGGGCTGCATACAAAGCCAGAGCTGCAGCTATCATGGGCCATCATGATACGAAGGTAATTGTAGCCTTTTGGCTTTTTG GTCTCATCAATAATGTCCTCTACGTGATCATCCTCTCCGCCGCCCAGGACCTCGTCGGTTCCATCCCCAAAGGCGTCGTCCTCCTCGCCGATGTCGTTCCTTCGTTCCTCACCAAGTTGATCGCACCGTACTTCATCCATCGAATACCATATCGCATGCGAGTCCTTATCTTCATAGCTCTGTCCGTGGTTGGCATGCTCATGGTAGCCCTGACACCACACACGCAGTCCGTCGCTATCAAGCTCGTCGGTGTAGTCCTCGCGAGTATAAGCGCTGGTGGAGGTGAATTGAGCTTCCTTGGCTTGACGCACTTCTACGGCCCAATGAGTCTTGCGGGCTGGGGATCTGGGACTGGTGCTGCAGGCTTGGTCGGCGCAGGCCTCTACGTGATGTTTACGGACTGGTGGGGATTGAGCGTGCGGAGCAGTTTGCTAATCTCGGCGTGTTTCCCTGCGATTATGTTCATCAGCTTTTTTGTGATATTGCCGCTTGGGCCTCTGAGGGAGGGCTCGACTCGGAAAGACTACGATGCGATCCCGGAtctggaggatgaggacgtGAACCACATGGATCAAGGAACTGCTTCGTCGGCGCTCTTGGCTCCTGGGCCGTCCGTCGCGTCGACTGCGTACTCTGCGCATAGCACGCAAGACACACTCACGATGCGAGACAGGTTGAAGAAAGTGAAGGTGTTGTTTGTCCCATATATGCTCCCGTTACTACTGGTATACGTGGCCGAGTACACGATCAACCAAGGGGTTGCTCCAACATTGCTATTCCCCCTGGACGAGTCGCCATTCGATGAGTTTCGAGATTTCTACCCCATGTACGGGTTCCTATACCAACTCGGCGTCTTCATCTCCCGATCATCTACGCCATTTGTACGTATCCACCATTTATACCTCCCCTCGATGTTGCAAGTAGCgaaccttgttcttctcacaTTCCACGCCGTATACTTCTTCCTTCCATCGGTCTACATTGTCTTTATCATAATATTCTGGGAAGGTTTGCTAGGGGGAGGTGTCTACGTCAACTGCTTCGCTGAGATTATGGAGAACGTGCCGCCTGAGGATAGAGAATTTAGTCTTGGAGCAACGACTGTCAGCGACAGTGGTGGAATCTCTATCGCCGGACTTGTTAGTATCGTGATGGAGACGAAGCTTTGCAATTATCAAGTGGCGCATGGAAGGGATTGGTGCCGTCGTATTTCTGCGCAAGGTCATTGA